The following proteins come from a genomic window of Rhizobium rhizoryzae:
- a CDS encoding ABC transporter ATP-binding protein: MSSSPILTTQGLVAGYEPDLPIIRGVDISVAKGELVVLLGPNGAGKSTLVKAIAGLVPVFSGSMMLDGRDITHVAPHRKVAEGLAFVPQTENVFATMTILENLQIAVSYLPKAKRAAKIEELFQKFPDLATKPSRLAGALSGGQRQMLAVARALALDPPVIILDEPSAGLSPKIVGEVFQMLKAINAGGVTVVLVEQNVKAALAIADRAVILAEGRIRHEGTPAELADDPLIGRIYLGTAHATGVVATPSSERSLS; encoded by the coding sequence ATGAGTTCGTCGCCCATCCTCACCACTCAAGGGCTTGTCGCGGGTTACGAGCCGGATCTGCCCATTATTCGCGGTGTCGATATCTCCGTGGCCAAGGGAGAACTGGTGGTACTGCTCGGACCGAATGGGGCGGGAAAATCCACCCTCGTCAAAGCCATTGCCGGGCTCGTTCCGGTCTTCTCCGGCAGCATGATGCTGGATGGCCGCGACATCACCCATGTGGCACCGCATCGCAAGGTGGCGGAGGGTCTCGCCTTCGTGCCACAGACGGAAAACGTCTTCGCCACCATGACCATTCTGGAAAACCTGCAAATCGCGGTGTCCTACCTGCCCAAGGCAAAGCGGGCGGCCAAGATCGAAGAACTGTTTCAAAAGTTCCCGGATCTGGCGACCAAACCCTCGCGGCTGGCCGGTGCCCTTTCTGGCGGTCAGCGGCAGATGCTGGCGGTGGCGCGTGCGCTGGCGCTCGATCCGCCGGTCATCATTCTCGATGAGCCTTCAGCCGGTCTTTCACCGAAGATTGTCGGCGAGGTTTTCCAGATGCTGAAGGCGATCAACGCGGGAGGCGTGACCGTCGTTCTCGTCGAACAGAACGTCAAGGCAGCGCTGGCGATTGCCGATCGTGCCGTCATCCTCGCCGAAGGCCGCATTCGCCATGAAGGCACACCCGCCGAGCTGGCAGACGACCCGCTAATCGGCAGGATCTATCTCGGAACAGCCCATGCGACCGGGGTGGTAGCGACACCCTCCAGCGAAAGGAGCCTGTCATGA
- a CDS encoding ABC transporter ATP-binding protein — translation MTASTDFNSPVTSPPISDVVIDARRLTKRFQGMTAVSEMSLTVRRQEMVGLIGPNGAGKTTMFNLIAGSLQPTSGELWISGREVSREAPEKRIGHGLARTFQIPKPFAEMTVLENLMVGGQKQQGEGLFANFLNIKMVRDQERHLLEKARHLLDFVTLSHLEHQPARVLSGGQRKLLELARVLMADPDVILLDEPAAGVNPALLEVIIERVFQLNAQGKSILLIEHNMDMVSRLCSRVVAMALGSLLAEGTPADVSANPVVIEAYLGGTA, via the coding sequence ATGACCGCAAGTACCGATTTCAATTCGCCCGTTACTTCGCCGCCCATCAGCGATGTGGTCATCGACGCCCGGCGTTTGACGAAGCGGTTTCAGGGCATGACGGCTGTGTCCGAGATGTCGCTGACAGTCCGGCGGCAGGAAATGGTGGGGCTGATTGGCCCGAACGGCGCCGGCAAGACCACCATGTTCAACCTGATTGCCGGGAGCCTTCAGCCGACCTCTGGCGAATTGTGGATCTCCGGTCGCGAAGTGTCCCGCGAAGCCCCGGAAAAGCGCATCGGCCATGGGCTGGCGCGGACCTTCCAGATCCCGAAGCCATTTGCGGAAATGACGGTTTTGGAAAACCTGATGGTCGGCGGCCAGAAGCAGCAGGGCGAGGGGCTGTTTGCCAATTTCCTCAACATCAAGATGGTACGAGACCAAGAGCGGCATCTTCTGGAAAAGGCGCGACATCTCCTGGATTTCGTCACGCTCTCGCATCTTGAACACCAGCCTGCACGGGTTCTTTCCGGCGGACAGCGCAAGCTTCTGGAACTGGCCCGCGTGCTGATGGCCGATCCCGATGTGATCCTGCTCGATGAACCGGCGGCCGGCGTCAATCCGGCGCTTTTGGAGGTCATTATCGAGCGGGTTTTCCAGTTGAATGCACAGGGCAAGTCGATCCTCCTGATCGAGCACAACATGGATATGGTGTCGCGCCTGTGCTCGCGCGTGGTGGCCATGGCGCTGGGCTCTCTTCTGGCGGAGGGTACGCCTGCGGATGTTTCCGCCAACCCCGTCGTGATCGAAGCCTATCTCGGAGGAACGGCATGA
- a CDS encoding GntR family transcriptional regulator → MTETPHSSVEGLTPVGRETVQDRVYGQLRQTLINGGFAAGDPLRIVELAERLQTSTMPVREALGRLVSEQALEAMPNRTVRVPLITRQRLDDLERARVLIEGRLVEMAIAHLTADDLEILRKINSDCDQAFEMHGQDIGPVTSQFNQRFHFHIYQAAGSQVLIPIVESLWLQSGPVVRAAAQIHDEQGGLAATDHHWAMIGAIERKDGKAAVASLADDIGRSFDLVRARLAAGEEAA, encoded by the coding sequence ATGACGGAAACACCTCACAGCAGCGTCGAGGGCCTGACCCCCGTCGGCCGTGAAACGGTGCAGGACCGGGTCTATGGCCAGTTGCGCCAGACCCTGATCAATGGCGGCTTTGCCGCAGGCGATCCGTTGCGGATCGTGGAACTGGCGGAACGCTTGCAGACCAGCACCATGCCGGTGCGCGAGGCGCTGGGTCGGCTGGTGTCGGAGCAGGCGCTGGAAGCCATGCCGAACCGAACGGTGCGCGTGCCACTGATCACTCGGCAGAGGCTCGATGATCTGGAGCGCGCCCGTGTGCTGATCGAGGGGCGGCTGGTGGAGATGGCGATTGCGCATCTGACGGCAGACGATCTCGAAATCCTGCGCAAGATCAACAGTGATTGCGATCAGGCCTTCGAGATGCACGGGCAGGACATCGGGCCGGTGACATCCCAGTTCAACCAGCGTTTCCACTTCCACATCTACCAGGCTGCCGGTTCGCAGGTGCTGATCCCCATTGTCGAAAGTCTCTGGCTGCAGTCCGGTCCAGTGGTGCGGGCGGCGGCGCAGATCCACGATGAACAGGGAGGCCTTGCCGCAACCGATCATCACTGGGCCATGATCGGCGCCATCGAGCGCAAGGATGGAAAGGCCGCCGTTGCGTCTCTTGCGGATGATATTGGCCGCTCCTTCGATCTCGTACGGGCGCGTCTTGCTGCCGGAGAGGAAGCCGCATGA
- a CDS encoding TIGR04076 family protein: MSRDDSFELFDLRVDVVIPEEGPVYCGAKPGDYFELKGEMLHLPPGQGISIYSLASVLPLLAAKQRPTHPHDWMTTDADIACPDPNCATRLRIRRTGLRRFSHAETTAVPLKED; encoded by the coding sequence ATGAGCCGCGACGACAGTTTCGAGCTTTTCGATCTTCGGGTCGATGTCGTGATCCCGGAGGAAGGCCCGGTTTATTGCGGGGCAAAACCCGGAGACTATTTCGAACTGAAGGGCGAAATGCTGCATCTGCCACCGGGCCAGGGCATTTCCATCTATTCGCTCGCCTCGGTGCTTCCCCTGCTCGCCGCCAAGCAGCGCCCGACCCATCCGCATGACTGGATGACGACAGATGCCGATATCGCCTGTCCCGATCCCAATTGCGCAACCCGCCTGCGCATTCGGCGCACGGGCCTTCGCCGCTTCAGCCATGCTGAAACCACTGCCGTTCCCCTGAAAGAAGACTGA
- a CDS encoding aldo/keto reductase, whose protein sequence is MQRITLAPGYEISRVIRGGWQLAGGHGDIDRTTAVEDMVAFADAGITTFDCADIYTGVEELIGQFRLRYRDLRGEEALSRIRVHTKFVPDLAVLPTISKAYVEGVIDTSLKRLNLETLDLVQFHWWAYDIPGWLETAGWLKELQDEGKIGKVSATNFDSDHIEALFEAGIPLTSLQLQYSLLDRRPEKRMVSLAQNKGFALFCYGTVAGGFLSDKWLGVTEPEHPLENRSLTKYKLIIDDIGGWDLFQALLATLRRIADRHQTDIATVASAAMLRKPGVAAVIVGARNRDHLPSNLAISDITLSQQDLAEIDGVLAQARALDGDVYTLERDRTGRHGSIMKYNLNKGPDEGRNKGE, encoded by the coding sequence ATGCAACGCATCACGCTCGCCCCCGGCTACGAAATCTCTCGCGTCATCCGTGGCGGCTGGCAGCTGGCGGGCGGCCATGGAGACATCGACCGGACTACCGCCGTGGAGGACATGGTGGCCTTTGCCGATGCGGGCATCACCACCTTCGACTGCGCCGATATCTATACCGGCGTCGAGGAGCTCATCGGCCAGTTTCGCCTGCGCTATCGTGACTTGCGGGGAGAAGAGGCTCTCAGCCGTATCCGGGTGCACACCAAGTTCGTACCGGATCTCGCGGTGCTGCCCACGATCAGCAAGGCTTACGTGGAAGGCGTGATCGATACATCGCTGAAGCGCCTGAATCTCGAGACGCTGGATCTCGTGCAGTTCCACTGGTGGGCCTATGATATTCCCGGCTGGCTGGAAACGGCGGGCTGGCTGAAGGAACTTCAGGACGAAGGCAAGATCGGCAAGGTCAGCGCCACCAATTTCGACAGCGACCACATCGAGGCACTGTTCGAAGCAGGCATTCCGCTTACCTCCCTGCAATTGCAATATTCGCTGCTCGACCGGCGTCCGGAAAAGCGCATGGTCTCCCTGGCGCAAAACAAGGGCTTTGCGCTGTTCTGCTATGGTACGGTGGCAGGTGGTTTCCTCAGTGACAAATGGCTGGGCGTGACCGAGCCGGAGCATCCGCTGGAGAACCGCTCGCTCACCAAATACAAGCTGATCATCGACGATATCGGCGGCTGGGATCTGTTCCAGGCCCTGCTTGCCACGCTGCGTCGCATTGCTGACCGTCACCAGACGGATATCGCGACGGTTGCCAGCGCCGCCATGCTGAGAAAGCCGGGGGTTGCCGCCGTCATCGTCGGCGCGCGCAACCGCGACCACCTTCCCTCCAATCTCGCCATCTCGGACATCACGCTGTCGCAACAGGATCTCGCCGAGATTGATGGCGTGCTGGCACAAGCGCGCGCGCTGGACGGCGATGTCTATACGCTGGAGCGCGACCGTACCGGTCGGCACGGCAGCATCATGAAATACAATCTCAACAAAGGCCCCGATGAGGGCCGCAACAAAGGGGAATGA
- a CDS encoding ABC transporter substrate-binding protein: MKKLVLASTILAGLSATALPANAADCDVTVGVVMELTGPAGEYGKAGAKSVEMAFRDFNEAGGANGCKLTMDTRDSQSQGNVAVDQATQLVNIKKVPVIIGGIISSVSIPILTSVTAPAGVPQVSPASSSPTLTALGRDGKTNGVFFRTITSDALQGTAAAKYALDQGLKKIAIVHVNNDFGVNLMKEFSAAYTKLGGTITSTTPYNEKQASYSSEASAAMKGDPEALYLVSTPVDGATIARAWISGGGAAKFLLNDGMNSKDFIASVGAQYLNDAYGTSSGTKPTASTEYFNANYEKFSGGISPGAPAADRSYDAGAIVALAIAKAGSADKAAIKAAIPQVVAEGGTPIYAGKAEFEKALKLIKEGKPIKYEGVIGPVSFDKYGDIIGPFRLWKIKDGAVTTLGQMSAEEVGTIKASLTK, translated from the coding sequence ATGAAGAAACTGGTCCTGGCCTCCACCATCCTGGCAGGACTGTCCGCAACGGCGCTGCCGGCAAACGCTGCCGATTGCGATGTCACGGTCGGCGTCGTCATGGAACTCACGGGCCCTGCCGGTGAGTATGGCAAGGCGGGCGCGAAATCCGTCGAGATGGCGTTTCGGGATTTCAACGAGGCGGGCGGCGCAAACGGCTGCAAACTCACGATGGATACGCGCGACAGCCAGAGCCAGGGCAATGTGGCCGTGGATCAGGCAACCCAGCTCGTCAACATCAAGAAAGTGCCGGTCATCATCGGCGGCATCATTTCGTCGGTGTCGATCCCGATCCTGACCTCCGTAACCGCCCCGGCGGGCGTGCCACAGGTTTCACCTGCCTCCTCTTCGCCGACGCTGACCGCATTGGGCCGAGACGGCAAGACCAATGGCGTATTCTTCCGCACCATCACGTCAGACGCGCTTCAGGGCACTGCGGCGGCAAAATATGCGCTGGATCAGGGCCTGAAAAAGATCGCCATCGTTCACGTCAACAATGATTTCGGCGTGAACCTGATGAAGGAGTTTTCCGCCGCCTATACCAAGCTCGGCGGCACCATTACCTCGACCACGCCCTATAACGAAAAACAGGCAAGCTATTCCTCCGAAGCAAGTGCCGCGATGAAGGGCGATCCTGAAGCCCTCTATCTCGTCAGCACGCCCGTGGATGGTGCAACGATTGCCCGCGCCTGGATCTCGGGCGGAGGTGCAGCCAAATTCCTGCTGAATGACGGAATGAACTCGAAGGACTTCATCGCAAGCGTCGGCGCACAGTATCTGAACGATGCCTATGGCACGTCTTCGGGCACCAAGCCGACGGCATCCACCGAATATTTCAACGCCAATTACGAGAAATTCTCCGGCGGCATCTCGCCCGGCGCGCCTGCCGCCGATCGATCCTACGATGCGGGTGCCATCGTAGCCCTTGCCATCGCCAAGGCCGGCTCAGCCGACAAGGCAGCCATCAAGGCAGCCATTCCGCAGGTGGTCGCCGAGGGCGGAACCCCGATCTATGCCGGGAAAGCGGAGTTCGAAAAGGCGCTGAAGCTCATCAAGGAAGGCAAGCCGATCAAATACGAAGGCGTGATCGGTCCCGTCTCCTTCGACAAATATGGCGATATCATCGGCCCCTTCCGTCTCTGGAAGATCAAGGACGGGGCAGTGACGACACTTGGCCAGATGAGCGCCGAAGAGGTCGGCACGATCAAGGCTTCGCTGACGAAGTAA
- a CDS encoding acyltransferase family protein — MGKSGRFENIDGLRAIAACLVIWLHVAEIFSQLGNQASSWLHTVPVTLDFGRTGVLVFFLISGFLIPSSLKGERVEGLRKFAIRRFFRLYPLYWVSIPLSLVTMWWLYDRQADWQTLVFNLTMIQHKLGYQDISGLYWTLKIELYFYLICALLFALKLLDRERVILGAVLLIIPVHLLLKIGGGKSINLMTIPAHDVAFISMMFLGAAIRRLVDGRLSSPGRIILGALCLLVCLGIPAALLYHSVVFEATSARVLKLLLPYPIALGIFLLFVLRGLSWRPLSWLGEISYSLYLMHPVVFYTLYWAILQTDEASWLRQLSLPVYIVFVFAAIIAFCALTYRFIEAPMIALGQRLSRKPMLVAQPHALAA; from the coding sequence TTGGGCAAGTCAGGTCGTTTTGAAAATATTGACGGCTTGCGCGCCATCGCGGCGTGCCTTGTCATCTGGCTGCATGTGGCGGAAATATTTTCGCAGCTTGGCAATCAGGCTTCGTCATGGCTGCATACTGTACCAGTAACGCTTGATTTCGGCCGAACCGGAGTTCTGGTCTTCTTTCTGATCAGCGGCTTTCTCATTCCCTCGAGCCTCAAGGGGGAGCGGGTGGAGGGATTGCGCAAGTTTGCCATCCGCCGTTTCTTCCGGCTCTATCCGCTCTACTGGGTCTCCATACCGCTCAGTCTCGTCACCATGTGGTGGCTATATGACAGGCAGGCGGATTGGCAGACGCTCGTCTTCAATCTGACGATGATCCAGCACAAGCTGGGCTATCAGGATATTTCCGGGCTTTACTGGACGCTGAAGATCGAGCTTTATTTCTACCTCATCTGCGCGCTTCTGTTTGCGCTGAAGCTGCTCGATCGGGAACGGGTCATTCTTGGCGCCGTGCTGCTGATCATTCCGGTCCACCTGCTGCTGAAGATCGGCGGCGGCAAGAGCATCAACCTCATGACCATCCCCGCCCATGATGTGGCCTTCATCAGCATGATGTTTCTGGGTGCCGCGATCCGCCGCCTCGTGGATGGACGGTTATCGTCGCCGGGCCGTATCATCCTGGGCGCACTCTGCCTGCTCGTCTGCCTCGGCATACCGGCGGCCCTGCTTTATCACTCGGTGGTTTTCGAGGCCACGAGTGCGCGTGTCCTGAAGCTACTGCTGCCCTATCCCATCGCGCTTGGCATTTTCCTGCTGTTCGTGCTGCGCGGCCTATCCTGGAGGCCGCTCTCCTGGCTGGGTGAGATCAGCTATTCGCTCTATCTCATGCATCCGGTCGTGTTCTACACGCTGTACTGGGCGATCCTGCAGACCGATGAGGCAAGCTGGCTGCGGCAACTGAGCCTGCCCGTCTATATAGTCTTCGTCTTTGCGGCGATCATCGCGTTTTGCGCGCTCACCTATCGTTTTATCGAAGCGCCGATGATTGCGCTGGGCCAGCGCCTGTCGCGCAAGCCGATGCTTGTGGCGCAGCCGCACGCTCTGGCTGCCTGA
- a CDS encoding DUF4214 domain-containing protein has protein sequence MATIQGVYVALFGRPADPTGLSYFNSVTNNGANLNAIGNLAASPEYQARFSGLNNVQIINSIYQSLFGRDADLTGLNFFSNALANGSLNINNIAIAILDGAQGNDRTVSNNKIAAADLYTKALDTGSEVVAYSGLAAAAQGRAFVTGVTTTVPTAAAVDTAVAAMVSASGSGSTGQPGSIITLTAATADVVSPDQTSFALKTTANDDTIRANLTVNALETTDIIDGGAGNDTLNASLNNVSITPVIKNVETLNITDLTAATKSTLDLSASTGVKAVWNSASVGELEISGVNVATTVGVKGAIADDATFTFANVTGSNDTATLAVQEAVLTAGETLSVLGIENLNVVVSNDTTTTGNVSTLGAVVLTNTKSIVVTGEADTLTVGDNAAANFSALTKFDASGLKGNLVLDLATGTDPTEGVAISVSSNGTNTVTLGATAGKADSLVFTSANVSTINKMTTVNGFEFTADKLDVKSFALGADTTVGSTAVTPAGDIAGFFSGTGRVVLNAGTEMVYVDANKDGNFNAGTDLAIKIVGATAANFTAADLTLS, from the coding sequence ATGGCAACTATTCAGGGCGTATATGTCGCGCTGTTCGGCCGTCCGGCTGACCCGACAGGCCTCAGCTACTTCAACTCCGTCACGAACAACGGTGCGAACCTCAATGCGATCGGCAATCTTGCTGCTTCGCCTGAGTACCAGGCTCGCTTCTCCGGCCTGAACAACGTTCAGATCATCAACTCGATCTATCAGTCCCTGTTCGGCCGCGATGCGGACCTGACTGGCCTGAACTTCTTCTCCAACGCGCTGGCAAACGGCTCGCTCAACATCAACAACATCGCAATCGCGATCCTTGATGGTGCCCAGGGCAACGACCGCACGGTCTCCAACAACAAGATCGCTGCTGCCGACCTCTACACCAAGGCACTCGACACGGGTTCTGAAGTTGTAGCATACTCCGGTCTGGCTGCTGCTGCTCAGGGCCGCGCTTTCGTAACGGGCGTTACGACGACTGTTCCGACAGCTGCTGCAGTTGATACGGCTGTTGCTGCTATGGTTTCGGCTAGCGGTTCTGGTTCCACGGGTCAGCCGGGTTCTATCATTACGCTGACGGCGGCAACGGCAGATGTCGTTTCGCCTGATCAGACGTCGTTTGCACTTAAGACGACTGCTAATGACGATACCATTCGCGCAAACCTCACTGTGAATGCTCTCGAAACAACAGATATTATTGATGGCGGCGCTGGCAACGACACGCTTAACGCAAGCCTGAATAACGTTTCGATCACTCCGGTGATCAAAAATGTTGAGACGCTCAACATCACTGACCTTACTGCAGCAACGAAGTCCACGCTTGACCTGAGCGCATCTACAGGCGTCAAGGCTGTTTGGAACAGCGCTTCTGTAGGTGAGCTGGAAATTTCTGGCGTGAATGTTGCTACTACTGTGGGCGTTAAGGGTGCGATTGCTGACGATGCGACGTTCACCTTTGCTAACGTAACAGGTAGCAATGACACTGCTACTTTGGCAGTTCAAGAAGCCGTGCTGACCGCTGGCGAGACTTTGTCTGTCCTCGGCATTGAGAACCTGAATGTAGTTGTTTCTAATGACACTACCACGACGGGCAACGTTTCCACGCTTGGCGCGGTTGTTCTCACGAACACTAAGTCTATCGTTGTGACAGGTGAAGCTGATACACTCACTGTTGGTGACAATGCCGCAGCGAATTTCAGCGCGCTTACCAAGTTTGACGCTTCTGGCCTGAAGGGCAATCTGGTTCTCGATCTCGCTACCGGCACGGATCCGACTGAAGGCGTTGCTATCTCTGTATCCAGCAACGGCACGAACACTGTCACGCTTGGTGCGACCGCAGGCAAGGCTGATTCGCTTGTGTTCACCAGTGCAAACGTCTCGACAATCAACAAAATGACGACTGTCAACGGCTTTGAATTTACTGCCGACAAGTTGGATGTTAAGTCGTTCGCTCTTGGTGCTGATACAACCGTTGGATCGACGGCAGTTACGCCTGCTGGTGATATTGCTGGCTTCTTCTCCGGTACCGGTCGCGTAGTTCTGAACGCAGGTACAGAGATGGTTTACGTCGACGCGAACAAGGACGGCAACTTCAATGCTGGAACCGATCTTGCTATTAAGATCGTCGGCGCAACTGCTGCTAACTTCACTGCAGCAGATTTGACACTTTCCTAA
- a CDS encoding helix-turn-helix domain-containing protein — translation MHSQLENVSTKDEAAALRREAGSWLKERREAVGLSQRELAVKVGIEYYTFISQIEAGRGRVPAERYEAYANALGINPREFTLIMLSYNEPAIYRLLQMSAKPEAAPAPEKSGSVIVDLEKRLSMLESMLIK, via the coding sequence ATGCACTCACAGTTGGAAAATGTGTCGACCAAGGATGAAGCAGCCGCACTACGGCGCGAAGCGGGTTCCTGGCTGAAGGAAAGACGCGAAGCCGTGGGCCTCAGCCAGCGGGAACTCGCCGTCAAGGTCGGCATCGAATACTATACATTTATCTCGCAGATCGAGGCAGGCCGCGGCCGGGTTCCGGCAGAGCGCTACGAGGCCTATGCCAATGCGCTGGGCATCAATCCGCGTGAGTTCACGCTGATCATGCTGAGCTATAACGAGCCGGCAATCTACCGCCTGCTGCAGATGAGCGCCAAGCCGGAAGCGGCGCCTGCGCCTGAGAAAAGCGGCTCCGTGATCGTGGATCTGGAAAAGCGCCTCTCCATGCTTGAGTCCATGCTCATCAAGTAA
- a CDS encoding NUDIX domain-containing protein, translated as MKLHLASAVSRLFSKILRLHYSFFSGKILSVRAICTDAENRIYLVRHSYTPGWHLPGGGVDNGVSVEEALAAELREEGNLQILGKPVLKYVYLNVEGSRREHIVLFTAQVSQPDGFSRNFEIIEGRFFSMAELPPDLDPACQRRIQEWVIGEFGAAAW; from the coding sequence ATGAAATTGCATCTCGCTTCCGCCGTCAGCCGTCTCTTCTCGAAGATCTTGCGGCTACACTATTCATTTTTCAGCGGAAAAATCCTGTCGGTCCGGGCCATCTGCACCGATGCGGAAAACCGGATCTATCTCGTCCGGCATAGCTACACACCGGGCTGGCATCTGCCGGGCGGCGGGGTCGATAATGGTGTGAGCGTGGAGGAGGCGCTTGCTGCCGAGCTGAGGGAGGAGGGCAATCTCCAGATCCTCGGCAAGCCTGTCCTGAAATATGTCTACCTGAATGTCGAAGGTTCACGGCGGGAGCATATCGTGCTGTTCACCGCGCAGGTGTCGCAACCGGATGGCTTCAGCCGCAACTTCGAAATCATCGAGGGGCGCTTCTTTTCGATGGCAGAGCTGCCGCCGGATCTGGATCCCGCTTGCCAGCGACGCATACAGGAGTGGGTGATCGGGGAGTTCGGCGCAGCGGCATGGTGA
- a CDS encoding DUF4214 domain-containing protein, with translation MASYNLAGPKWGDATYGTSGGQITWSFAAQSWGGFNFKPITDTAYQQLVRDAFAAWSTVANISFVEIPDGTSAKLRIGWDQIDGPGKTLGEASWQAISTNNVNFSISGAEIRFDTAESWSTNKNTTTAGPLSNFYTTALHEIGHAIGLGHTDDKSQIMYALANDQVTLNTGDIAGAQVLYGAAPLRGFVATNGNDTFTLTTGNDVIDGLAGTDTAIFAASRAQINVTKSGATITATGQGTDQLTNIERLQFNDGTLAFDTTGNAGQVYRLYKAALDRTPDQSGLGYWIKQLDAGKGDIVWMSANFIDSAEFKATYGTPQTVNNTAFVNLVYKNVLGRSPDAAGFSFWEGKLTGGYQREKLMADFSESTENQTNVATAIKDGIWYV, from the coding sequence ATGGCGTCCTATAATCTGGCCGGCCCCAAATGGGGCGATGCGACCTATGGCACAAGTGGCGGCCAGATTACGTGGAGTTTTGCGGCGCAAAGCTGGGGCGGGTTCAACTTCAAGCCCATAACCGACACTGCCTATCAGCAATTGGTACGCGATGCCTTTGCTGCCTGGTCTACCGTCGCCAATATCAGCTTCGTTGAAATCCCCGATGGGACATCGGCAAAACTGCGGATCGGCTGGGATCAGATCGATGGTCCGGGCAAGACGCTTGGCGAGGCAAGCTGGCAGGCAATATCGACCAACAATGTCAACTTCTCGATTTCTGGCGCCGAGATCCGCTTTGATACGGCTGAAAGCTGGTCCACCAACAAGAATACGACGACCGCTGGTCCGCTTTCCAATTTCTACACCACGGCCCTTCACGAGATTGGCCATGCGATCGGCCTTGGCCATACCGATGACAAAAGCCAGATCATGTATGCGCTCGCCAATGATCAGGTGACCCTGAACACCGGGGATATAGCGGGCGCGCAGGTCCTGTATGGCGCCGCACCCCTACGCGGTTTTGTTGCCACCAATGGCAATGACACTTTCACGCTGACAACCGGCAATGACGTGATCGACGGCCTTGCAGGAACAGATACCGCCATCTTTGCGGCAAGCCGCGCCCAGATCAATGTCACAAAGTCCGGCGCTACAATCACGGCTACGGGGCAAGGCACGGACCAGCTGACGAATATCGAACGCCTTCAGTTCAATGACGGAACGTTGGCCTTTGACACTACCGGCAATGCCGGTCAGGTCTATCGCCTCTACAAGGCCGCGCTCGACCGTACGCCGGATCAGTCCGGTCTGGGTTACTGGATCAAGCAACTGGATGCGGGCAAGGGCGATATCGTCTGGATGTCAGCCAATTTCATCGATTCCGCGGAGTTCAAGGCCACCTATGGCACGCCGCAAACGGTGAACAACACGGCTTTCGTCAATCTGGTCTACAAGAACGTGCTGGGACGATCGCCGGATGCTGCGGGCTTCAGCTTCTGGGAGGGCAAGCTGACGGGTGGCTATCAACGCGAAAAGCTGATGGCAGACTTTTCCGAAAGCACCGAAAACCAGACGAATGTGGCGACCGCCATCAAGGACGGGATCTGGTACGTATAG